Proteins from a genomic interval of Acidimicrobiales bacterium:
- a CDS encoding acyl-CoA dehydrogenase family protein, with product MDFAFTPEDDAFRAELRAWLEQHLAEFREGEQEGARSDSAALMSTMERRRAWQRRLNEGRWAAINWPTEWGGREATIMQNVIYSEEMARARTPGIYNANGIWQIGPMIIRWGTDEQQQRWLPGILSADEHWCQGFSEPEAGSDLANLRCAATRDGDEYILEGRKIWISTAHIAQWGLFLVRTDPTAIQRKAKHEGITALVVDMRAPGIECQPLRDITGDAMFNEVTFTGAPVPVAYRLGEEGQGWQVAMGTLGHERVGTSGLSITLATELERLIATTRKHNPAALDDPSIKDRLARAWTQITLTRLLNYRALSKVLKGERTWPEVPLAKLQWSSLSQTLAELGCDMLGPAGILARGGADTVDNGHWTHQYCWQRYTSIGAGTTEVQKNILADRAIQLPRH from the coding sequence GTGGATTTCGCCTTCACGCCCGAGGACGACGCCTTCCGGGCCGAGCTGCGGGCGTGGCTCGAACAGCACCTCGCCGAGTTCCGGGAGGGAGAGCAGGAGGGTGCCCGGAGCGACAGCGCCGCCCTCATGTCCACCATGGAGCGGCGGCGGGCATGGCAACGCCGGCTCAACGAGGGGCGGTGGGCGGCGATCAACTGGCCGACCGAGTGGGGCGGGCGCGAAGCCACGATCATGCAGAACGTCATCTACTCCGAGGAGATGGCGCGGGCCCGCACGCCCGGGATCTACAACGCCAACGGGATCTGGCAGATCGGTCCCATGATCATCCGGTGGGGTACCGACGAGCAGCAACAGCGGTGGCTACCGGGCATCCTCTCGGCCGACGAGCACTGGTGCCAGGGCTTCTCGGAGCCCGAGGCCGGCAGCGACCTGGCCAACCTGCGCTGCGCGGCGACGCGAGACGGTGACGAGTACATCCTCGAGGGGCGCAAGATCTGGATCTCCACGGCCCACATCGCCCAGTGGGGTCTCTTCCTCGTGCGCACCGATCCCACCGCCATCCAGCGCAAGGCGAAGCACGAGGGCATCACGGCTCTCGTCGTCGACATGCGGGCGCCCGGCATCGAGTGCCAACCGCTGCGCGATATCACCGGCGACGCCATGTTCAACGAGGTGACCTTCACCGGCGCGCCGGTCCCGGTGGCCTACCGCCTGGGCGAGGAGGGCCAGGGGTGGCAGGTCGCGATGGGGACCCTCGGACACGAGCGGGTGGGCACCTCCGGCCTGTCCATCACGCTGGCGACCGAGCTCGAGCGGCTGATCGCCACGACCCGCAAGCACAACCCGGCGGCCCTCGACGATCCGTCGATCAAGGACCGCCTGGCCCGGGCCTGGACCCAGATCACGCTCACCCGTCTGCTCAACTATCGGGCCCTCTCGAAGGTCCTGAAGGGCGAGAGGACCTGGCCCGAGGTCCCGCTGGCCAAGCTGCAGTGGAGCAGCCTGTCCCAGACGCTGGCCGAGCTCGGCTGCGACATGCTGGGCCCGGCGGGCATCCTCGCCCGCGGGGGAGCCGACACCGTCGACAACGGGCACTGGACCCACCAGTACTGCTGGCAGCGCTACACGTCGATCGGCGCCGGCACCACCGAGGTGCAGAAGAACATCCTCGCCGACCGCGCCATCCAGTTGCCCCGTCACTGA
- a CDS encoding LLM class F420-dependent oxidoreductase, whose translation MRFGLVTPVVTLNPRVHNSWEETAGLEAVAAVADAADRLGYHHVTCSEHVAVPTDAVARRGGRYWDPLATFGYLAAGTTRLRLATHVLVLGYHHPLDIAKRYGTLDLVSGGRLVLGVGVGTLAEEFELLGAELEGRGARADDAIRALRASLSRREPVYQGDHFRYDGFVIDPCALQERVPIWIGGRTARSLRRAVELGDGWVPFGVGEGDLAAMLARARQSAAWTDRSTPLELVLHPEPPLDPGAAPEQAREVVARYEQLGATVLNLRLQHRSLAHCLEQLEAMVEAVPPEHGPPSP comes from the coding sequence GTGCGGTTCGGGCTCGTCACCCCGGTCGTCACGCTCAATCCACGCGTCCACAACTCCTGGGAGGAGACCGCAGGTCTCGAGGCGGTCGCAGCCGTGGCCGACGCGGCGGACCGGCTCGGCTATCACCATGTGACCTGCAGCGAGCACGTGGCCGTGCCGACCGACGCGGTGGCCCGCCGGGGCGGACGGTACTGGGATCCTCTCGCCACCTTCGGTTACCTGGCCGCCGGGACCACCCGGCTGCGCCTCGCCACTCATGTGCTCGTGCTCGGCTACCACCACCCTCTCGACATCGCCAAGCGTTACGGCACGCTCGATCTGGTCAGCGGGGGGCGGCTGGTGCTGGGCGTGGGCGTGGGCACGCTGGCCGAGGAGTTCGAGCTCCTCGGCGCCGAGCTGGAGGGCCGGGGCGCCCGCGCCGACGATGCGATCCGCGCCCTGCGCGCCTCGCTGTCACGTCGGGAGCCGGTCTACCAGGGCGATCACTTTCGCTACGACGGCTTCGTCATCGATCCCTGTGCCCTGCAGGAGCGGGTGCCGATCTGGATCGGGGGCCGCACGGCGCGATCGCTGCGCCGGGCCGTCGAGCTCGGCGACGGCTGGGTACCGTTCGGCGTGGGCGAGGGTGACCTGGCGGCCATGCTGGCCCGGGCCCGCCAGTCGGCAGCCTGGACGGACCGGTCTACGCCGCTCGAGCTCGTCCTCCACCCCGAGCCACCTCTCGATCCGGGCGCCGCGCCCGAGCAGGCGCGCGAGGTGGTCGCCCGCTACGAGCAGCTCGGAGCGACCGTTCTCAACCTCCGCCTCCAGCACCGCTCTCTTGCACACTGCCTGGAGCAGCTCGAGGCGATGGTCGAGGCTGTCCCGCCTGAGCATGGCCCGCCTTCTCCCTGA
- a CDS encoding SRPBCC family protein: MQDHSFSIEVEATPAEVWRVFWSHRSGRRRHGDVTIEILLPGDEHGLGLVRHCTFPVPGYLLSGGAGVSWEWISEMEPGVSWRYDAVGKPLWSKASGWTRLEDLGDGRTRIHFRETYHAFNPVLRALLERRVHDRISKGNDRHLASAIEAGVRALREKAGHAQAGQPRPSPRAAPGSVQESGAGGGG; this comes from the coding sequence GTGCAGGACCACAGCTTCTCGATCGAGGTCGAGGCCACCCCGGCGGAGGTGTGGCGGGTCTTCTGGTCCCACCGCTCCGGGCGACGCCGCCATGGCGACGTCACCATCGAGATCCTCCTTCCCGGTGACGAGCACGGGCTGGGCCTGGTCCGTCACTGCACCTTCCCGGTTCCGGGGTACCTCTTGTCCGGTGGCGCCGGCGTCTCGTGGGAGTGGATCAGCGAGATGGAGCCCGGCGTCTCGTGGCGCTACGACGCCGTGGGCAAGCCGCTGTGGTCCAAGGCCAGTGGCTGGACCCGCCTCGAGGACCTGGGCGATGGTCGCACGCGCATCCACTTTCGTGAGACGTATCACGCCTTCAACCCGGTACTGCGCGCGCTGTTGGAACGCCGGGTGCACGACCGCATCTCGAAGGGCAACGACCGCCACCTGGCCTCGGCCATCGAGGCCGGTGTTCGCGCCCTCAGGGAGAAGGCGGGCCATGCTCAGGCGGGACAGCCTCGACCATCGCCTCGAGCTGCTCCAGGCAGTGTGCAAGAGAGCGGTGCTGGAGGCGGAGGTTGA
- a CDS encoding thiolase family protein, whose protein sequence is METREAVIVDAVRTPIGKRNGALSGWHPADLLGHVLSGLVERSGVDPGIVDDVVGGCVTQVGEQSTNVTRNAWVGAGLPWHVPATSVDRQCGSSQQAVHFAAQGVMAGAYDVAVACGVESMTRTPLASNAKGGKGPFSGDFMAVIDNQLKTQFEVAQILADQWKISREDMDAFALESHRRAARATEAGQVARELVAVPVKDEEGRPTGAVLEADEGIRHDTSMEKLAGLPSAASWDPSLAPDITAGNSSQMSDGAAAMLITSRQAADRLGLPVRARLVHFVVAAEDPILVLSAPNPATRKLLSRSNMTIGDFDAVECNEAFAAIALMWAREFLPEAAGPGSHPEELERLNPRGGAIAIGHPLGASGVRLMTTLLNQLESIGGRFGFQTMCEGGGQANATVIERLG, encoded by the coding sequence ATGGAGACCCGGGAGGCGGTGATCGTCGACGCCGTGCGTACGCCCATCGGCAAGCGCAACGGCGCCCTCTCTGGCTGGCATCCGGCTGACCTGCTCGGCCACGTGCTCAGCGGCCTCGTCGAGCGCTCGGGTGTCGACCCCGGGATCGTCGACGACGTCGTCGGGGGCTGTGTGACCCAGGTCGGGGAGCAGAGCACGAACGTGACCCGCAACGCCTGGGTCGGTGCGGGCCTGCCGTGGCACGTTCCGGCCACGTCGGTCGACCGCCAGTGCGGGTCGTCCCAGCAAGCGGTGCACTTCGCCGCACAGGGAGTGATGGCCGGCGCCTACGACGTCGCCGTGGCCTGTGGTGTCGAATCGATGACGAGGACGCCGCTGGCCTCCAACGCCAAGGGCGGCAAGGGCCCCTTCAGCGGCGACTTCATGGCCGTGATCGACAACCAGCTCAAGACGCAGTTCGAGGTGGCCCAGATCCTCGCCGACCAGTGGAAGATCAGCCGGGAGGATATGGACGCCTTCGCCCTGGAGAGCCACCGGAGGGCGGCAAGGGCGACCGAGGCCGGCCAGGTTGCCCGGGAGCTCGTGGCCGTGCCCGTCAAGGACGAGGAGGGCCGGCCCACCGGCGCCGTGCTCGAGGCCGACGAGGGAATACGGCACGACACCTCGATGGAGAAGCTGGCCGGCCTTCCGAGCGCGGCCAGCTGGGATCCGTCGCTGGCGCCCGACATCACCGCCGGCAACTCCTCGCAGATGTCCGACGGGGCCGCGGCCATGCTGATCACCAGCCGCCAGGCGGCCGACCGGCTGGGCCTGCCGGTGAGGGCCCGGCTGGTGCACTTCGTCGTGGCGGCCGAGGACCCGATCCTGGTCCTGTCGGCCCCCAACCCGGCCACCCGCAAGCTGCTGTCCCGATCGAACATGACGATCGGCGACTTCGACGCCGTGGAGTGCAACGAGGCCTTTGCGGCCATCGCTCTCATGTGGGCCCGTGAGTTCCTCCCCGAGGCGGCGGGGCCCGGGTCCCACCCCGAGGAGCTCGAACGGCTCAACCCGAGGGGCGGGGCCATTGCCATCGGCCACCCGCTGGGGGCCAGCGGGGTGCGGCTCATGACCACACTGCTCAACCAGCTGGAGTCGATCGGCGGGCGCTTCGGCTTCCAGACGATGTGCGAGGGCGGCGGTCAGGCCAACGCCACCGTCATCGAGCGGCTGGGCTGA
- a CDS encoding acetate--CoA ligase family protein: MPRTARHPTAIRLDVTGRPVESRSVDLDTFFHPRSVAVVGASDTPGRPNTVMTRKIRDWAEQAGASIYPVNPNRTEVDGLPSVASVLDVPVDVDLAAILVGEAVDALEEAVEKKARFAVIFAAGFAEVGGEGTRLQARLAKLVRSGELHLLGPNTNLNAFETFRDDLQPPKIALITQSGHQGRPIFQGQELGIALSHWAPTGNEVDLEVADFIRYFADQEEVGVIAAYVEGFKDGRTLMLAADHAASRGVPIVVVKVGRTEEGRSMAMAHTGHLAGSDAVISAALRQMGVVRVDGLDELLDTSAMLARAKPPSRSGGAASVGVCVYSISGGTGAHMADLVATAGLRLPTLAAATQQQLRQWIPSYLRVSNPVDNGGHPASDWRGRKILDAIVADPHVDVVICPITGAVASMSSRLARDLVDVAAATDKPVCVVWGSPIEDDVAYKEILLGSQVPVFRTFANCVRAVRSYVDYHEFRQRHVSPFSRPAMKPSAAARRARPHLQPGRALSEHLSKAVLSDYGIPVTREALVTSAAQATRAAAELGPRVVMKISSPDLAHKADLGLVEVGVAGAGEVRATYGRLLERARAAAPAAVLDGVLVSELVTDGTETVLGVTDDELFGPTVMLGIGGIFVEVLHDVTFRVPPFDRAEARRMVTELKGSALLTGARGRPPADVGALVDVMMRLQRLAVDLAGEVAELDINPLVVRPKGAVAVDALVVCK; the protein is encoded by the coding sequence ATGCCCCGGACCGCCCGACACCCGACAGCCATACGCCTCGACGTGACCGGGCGCCCGGTCGAGTCGCGCTCGGTCGACCTCGACACGTTCTTCCACCCTCGGAGCGTCGCCGTGGTCGGGGCGTCGGACACGCCCGGCCGCCCCAACACGGTCATGACCCGGAAGATCCGGGATTGGGCCGAGCAGGCCGGCGCCTCCATCTATCCCGTCAACCCCAACCGGACCGAGGTCGACGGGCTGCCCAGCGTCGCCAGCGTCCTCGACGTCCCCGTGGACGTCGACCTGGCGGCCATCCTGGTGGGCGAGGCGGTCGACGCCCTCGAGGAAGCTGTCGAGAAGAAGGCACGGTTCGCGGTCATCTTCGCCGCCGGCTTCGCCGAGGTGGGCGGCGAGGGCACGCGGCTGCAGGCGCGCCTCGCGAAGCTGGTGCGGTCAGGCGAGCTCCACCTGCTGGGACCGAACACCAACCTCAACGCCTTCGAGACCTTCCGTGACGACCTGCAGCCGCCGAAGATCGCCCTCATCACCCAGAGCGGACACCAGGGTCGTCCAATCTTCCAGGGCCAGGAGCTTGGCATCGCCCTCTCGCACTGGGCGCCGACCGGCAACGAGGTCGACCTCGAGGTCGCCGACTTCATCCGCTACTTCGCCGATCAGGAAGAGGTTGGCGTCATCGCCGCCTATGTCGAGGGCTTCAAGGACGGACGGACTCTCATGCTGGCGGCGGATCACGCCGCCAGTCGGGGGGTCCCCATCGTCGTGGTCAAGGTGGGCCGGACCGAAGAGGGCAGGTCGATGGCGATGGCCCACACCGGACACCTGGCAGGATCCGACGCTGTCATCTCGGCCGCGCTGCGCCAGATGGGTGTGGTCCGGGTCGATGGCCTCGACGAGCTGCTCGACACCTCGGCCATGCTGGCCCGGGCCAAGCCGCCATCACGGTCCGGGGGCGCGGCGTCGGTCGGCGTCTGCGTGTACTCCATCTCGGGCGGGACGGGGGCCCACATGGCCGACCTGGTGGCCACGGCCGGGCTCCGACTTCCGACCCTCGCCGCGGCCACCCAGCAACAGCTGCGCCAGTGGATCCCGTCGTACCTGAGGGTCTCCAACCCGGTCGACAACGGGGGACATCCGGCGAGCGACTGGCGCGGGCGCAAGATCCTCGACGCCATCGTGGCCGATCCCCATGTCGACGTTGTCATCTGTCCCATCACCGGCGCCGTGGCCTCGATGAGCAGCCGTCTGGCCCGGGACCTGGTGGACGTGGCCGCAGCTACGGACAAGCCCGTGTGTGTGGTGTGGGGCTCTCCCATCGAGGACGATGTCGCCTACAAGGAGATCCTCCTCGGCTCCCAGGTCCCGGTGTTCCGAACGTTCGCCAACTGTGTGCGGGCGGTGAGGTCCTACGTCGACTACCACGAATTTCGCCAGCGACATGTGTCGCCGTTCTCGCGGCCCGCGATGAAGCCCTCGGCCGCGGCGCGCCGGGCCCGACCGCACCTGCAGCCCGGGCGGGCCCTCTCCGAGCACCTGTCCAAGGCCGTCCTCTCCGACTACGGCATCCCCGTCACGCGCGAGGCGCTGGTGACCAGCGCCGCGCAGGCCACCCGGGCCGCCGCCGAGCTGGGGCCGCGGGTGGTCATGAAGATCAGCTCGCCCGACCTCGCCCACAAGGCCGACCTCGGGCTCGTGGAGGTGGGTGTTGCGGGGGCGGGCGAAGTCCGGGCCACCTACGGTCGCCTGCTCGAGCGGGCCCGAGCGGCTGCGCCCGCGGCCGTTCTCGACGGGGTGCTCGTGTCGGAGCTGGTGACCGACGGGACAGAGACCGTCCTCGGCGTCACCGACGACGAGCTTTTCGGGCCGACCGTGATGCTCGGGATCGGCGGGATCTTCGTCGAGGTCCTGCACGACGTCACCTTCCGGGTGCCACCCTTCGACCGGGCCGAGGCCCGCCGGATGGTGACCGAGCTCAAGGGTTCGGCCCTCCTGACCGGTGCGCGCGGCCGGCCACCGGCCGATGTCGGTGCCCTGGTGGATGTCATGATGCGGCTCCAGCGACTGGCGGTCGACCTCGCCGGCGAGGTCGCCGAGTTGGACATCAACCCCCTCGTCGTGAGACCAAAGGGTGCGGTAGCCGTGGACGCGCTGGTCGTGTGCAAGTAA
- a CDS encoding enoyl-CoA hydratase-related protein, translated as MSEDERPVDELVRYQVDKGVARITIDRAEAGNALTTPMRDRLAELFESVSGTLAVRAVLLSGTGRAFCTGADLRGPRVQAPPIPGNEPPPGAPERSTGDGARTIRKGWQRLIAAILDAEKPVVCALNGTAAGGGAHLALACDLIVMAEEARLIEVFVRRGIIPDAGGCFILPRIVGVQRAKEIMFFGDDVDAATAERIGLVNAVVPTAELDKTASQWVERLAAGPTKAVGLTKWLLNRSLDSDRLTAFQEESWAQEAASGTEDSKEGVASFIERRPAEFKGW; from the coding sequence ATGAGCGAGGACGAGCGGCCGGTCGACGAGCTGGTGCGCTACCAGGTCGACAAGGGCGTGGCCCGCATCACCATCGACCGAGCGGAGGCGGGAAACGCCCTCACCACGCCCATGCGAGACCGGCTGGCCGAGCTCTTCGAGTCGGTCTCGGGCACGCTGGCCGTGCGGGCGGTGCTGCTCTCGGGGACGGGCCGTGCCTTCTGCACCGGCGCCGATCTGCGGGGACCCCGGGTCCAGGCGCCTCCGATCCCGGGCAACGAGCCACCGCCCGGCGCGCCTGAGCGCTCGACCGGTGACGGCGCCCGCACGATCCGCAAGGGATGGCAGCGCCTGATCGCCGCCATCCTGGACGCCGAGAAGCCGGTCGTGTGCGCGCTGAACGGGACGGCCGCCGGCGGCGGCGCCCACCTCGCCCTGGCCTGCGACCTGATCGTCATGGCCGAGGAGGCCCGCCTCATCGAGGTGTTCGTGCGGCGGGGCATCATTCCCGACGCCGGTGGCTGCTTCATCCTCCCCCGCATCGTGGGCGTGCAGCGGGCCAAGGAGATCATGTTCTTCGGCGACGACGTCGACGCAGCCACGGCCGAGCGAATCGGCCTGGTCAACGCGGTCGTGCCCACCGCCGAGCTGGACAAGACGGCGAGCCAGTGGGTGGAGCGCTTGGCGGCGGGGCCCACCAAAGCCGTCGGCCTCACCAAGTGGCTGCTCAACCGATCGCTGGACTCGGACCGGCTGACCGCCTTCCAGGAGGAGTCGTGGGCCCAGGAGGCGGCCAGCGGCACCGAGGACTCCAAGGAAGGGGTGGCCAGCTTCATCGAGCGCCGCCCGGCGGAGTTCAAGGGCTGGTAG
- a CDS encoding amidohydrolase family protein, protein MADYDIVDGDCHILEPPDIWRNWLPKELQDKAPRLVKDVDGGDAWQFAGGADPDPIGLVSTPGKPFDEFRWTGVTYEDARRGCYVGAERLADMDIDGVDAEILFPPQRTVGHFLGDDDDAFVLAGIAAYNNFLWEEFCAPDRDRLIGMAQMPSTGIDDAVDALRKAKARGFKGVVTSCWPSGGDSISDADDPFWSAASDERIPVCIHINLASRRARQSQRRAAEAAASKGGGGIYGGKAAKANAKAVAGLGSVFSTVPSTIGQLIFTGTFERFPDLHVAMIETGVGWIPHFLEQIDDRYWRNRSWGNIPIKEPPSFYWFRNMSATFITDRNGVENRYGVGVDNMMWSSDYPHHGNDWPYSRMTIDSMMSSIDRDERRRIVGANAARIFGLGE, encoded by the coding sequence ATGGCCGACTACGACATCGTCGACGGCGACTGCCACATCCTCGAACCTCCTGACATCTGGCGGAACTGGCTGCCAAAGGAGCTCCAGGACAAGGCGCCGAGGCTGGTCAAGGACGTCGACGGTGGCGACGCCTGGCAGTTCGCGGGCGGCGCCGACCCTGATCCGATTGGCCTCGTGTCGACGCCGGGGAAGCCCTTCGACGAGTTCCGCTGGACCGGCGTCACCTACGAGGACGCCAGGCGGGGCTGCTACGTCGGGGCCGAGCGGCTGGCCGACATGGACATCGACGGCGTCGACGCCGAGATCCTGTTCCCGCCTCAACGCACTGTCGGCCACTTCCTCGGCGACGACGACGACGCCTTCGTCCTGGCCGGCATCGCGGCCTACAACAACTTCTTGTGGGAGGAGTTCTGCGCGCCCGACCGGGACCGGTTGATCGGGATGGCGCAGATGCCCTCCACGGGGATCGACGACGCGGTCGACGCCCTGCGCAAGGCCAAGGCCCGCGGCTTCAAGGGTGTCGTCACGTCGTGCTGGCCCTCGGGGGGCGACTCGATCTCCGACGCCGACGACCCCTTCTGGTCGGCCGCCTCCGACGAGCGTATCCCCGTGTGCATCCACATCAATCTGGCGTCACGGCGCGCCCGTCAGAGCCAGCGGCGGGCGGCGGAGGCGGCCGCCTCCAAGGGCGGCGGCGGCATCTACGGCGGCAAGGCGGCCAAGGCCAACGCCAAGGCCGTGGCCGGGCTCGGGAGCGTGTTCTCCACCGTGCCCAGCACGATCGGCCAGCTGATCTTCACCGGCACCTTCGAGCGCTTCCCCGATCTGCACGTGGCCATGATCGAGACCGGCGTGGGGTGGATCCCCCACTTCCTCGAGCAGATCGACGATCGCTACTGGCGCAACCGGTCGTGGGGCAACATCCCCATCAAGGAGCCGCCCAGCTTCTACTGGTTCCGCAACATGTCGGCTACCTTCATCACGGACCGCAACGGGGTGGAGAACCGCTACGGCGTCGGGGTCGACAACATGATGTGGTCGTCCGATTACCCCCATCACGGCAACGACTGGCCGTACTCGCGGATGACGATCGACTCGATGATGTCGAGCATCGACCGGGACGAGCGCCGTCGCATCGTGGGCGCCAACGCGGCCCGCATCTTCGGCCTGGGCGAGTGA
- a CDS encoding CoA transferase: MAERLLDGIRVVDLAAAPAQMTGRILADLGAEVVKVEPPSGDPARAEPVRFTAWNAGKASLVLGPDDTELSQLLRRADVVIETPGWLGGPSLDRGLAPSAVWVSITPFGLHGPRAGWLASDLGIMAASGNMYATGDGDRPPVRCTQPSGYAHLGAEAAMAALTALASGRPQLVDVAGQEAVMAADMCAPATFVRSGARGARRGANIGRSREIWPCRDGFVSFGLRGGKARVPSLQTLTRLVTEAGLATPALTERDWTTFSHVTATDEELAAIQAPVAAYFAGRTMAELYEIACETNLMLAPANTPPQIYDSAQLKAREMFGAVGTDERFPMRFVLAGRPDGAAIPATARGPAPAEPGAGRRPDWPERRSPVPAQGHEPAWAGTKILELGSGAAGPIATRYFAEHGATVIRIESPSRPDFLRVYALGPDNPHGLEGSTLFDGLNPGKLSVTLNLKHPDGLALARRLVAWSDAVAENFAPKAMRAFGLDYGRLAADRPDLVMVSACLNGQTGPHRDYPGFGGQGAALSGYNALTGWPDREPVGPFGTITDSLSPRFVATALAAGLLYRRRTGRGVYLDVSQVEAAVYTLSPWLLEYADTGVVTERDGNRSARSVPHGAFPCLGDDRWVALAAWDDGGWARLADLIGVQDPSLATLQARLSRVDEVEAAVARWTTRRAVDEVVDTLQGMGIEAVPVQDFGDVVADPQLTARGHFVTLTHPAMGEGVYERNGFRLSDASSGYTRTGPTLGQDNDHVLREILGLSTGEIDKLAADGALD; the protein is encoded by the coding sequence ATGGCCGAGCGTCTGCTGGACGGGATCCGGGTGGTCGACCTGGCCGCCGCGCCAGCCCAGATGACGGGGCGGATCCTCGCCGATCTGGGCGCCGAGGTGGTCAAAGTCGAGCCCCCGTCGGGGGACCCGGCGCGCGCCGAGCCCGTCCGCTTCACGGCGTGGAACGCCGGGAAGGCCTCCCTCGTCCTCGGCCCCGACGACACCGAGCTCTCCCAGCTGCTCCGACGCGCCGACGTGGTCATCGAGACGCCCGGATGGCTGGGCGGTCCGTCGCTCGACCGGGGACTGGCACCGTCGGCCGTCTGGGTCAGCATCACGCCTTTCGGCCTGCACGGACCGCGAGCCGGGTGGTTGGCGAGCGACCTGGGCATCATGGCCGCCAGCGGCAACATGTACGCCACCGGGGACGGTGACCGGCCCCCGGTGCGCTGCACCCAGCCGTCCGGCTACGCCCACCTCGGCGCCGAGGCGGCCATGGCGGCCCTCACCGCTCTGGCGTCGGGTCGGCCCCAGCTGGTCGACGTCGCCGGTCAGGAGGCGGTGATGGCGGCCGACATGTGCGCGCCGGCGACGTTTGTGCGGAGTGGCGCGCGTGGCGCCCGTCGTGGCGCCAACATCGGCCGCAGCCGGGAGATCTGGCCCTGCCGTGACGGCTTCGTGTCGTTCGGGTTACGCGGTGGCAAGGCGCGGGTGCCGAGCCTCCAGACGCTCACCAGGCTGGTCACCGAGGCGGGCCTGGCAACTCCGGCGCTCACCGAACGGGACTGGACGACCTTCTCGCACGTCACCGCCACGGACGAGGAGCTGGCGGCCATCCAGGCGCCGGTCGCGGCCTACTTCGCCGGCCGCACCATGGCCGAGCTGTACGAGATCGCGTGCGAGACCAATCTCATGCTCGCCCCGGCCAACACCCCGCCCCAGATCTACGACAGCGCCCAGCTCAAGGCCCGGGAGATGTTCGGAGCAGTGGGGACCGACGAACGGTTCCCGATGCGGTTCGTCCTGGCCGGGAGACCCGATGGCGCCGCAATCCCAGCGACGGCTCGGGGTCCTGCGCCGGCCGAGCCCGGCGCGGGTCGTCGACCCGATTGGCCCGAGCGCCGGTCGCCGGTGCCGGCCCAGGGCCACGAGCCGGCGTGGGCGGGGACGAAGATCCTCGAGCTGGGCTCGGGCGCCGCCGGTCCCATCGCCACGCGGTACTTCGCCGAGCACGGCGCCACCGTGATCCGCATCGAGTCCCCCAGCCGGCCCGACTTCCTGCGGGTCTACGCGCTCGGGCCCGACAATCCCCACGGGCTCGAGGGCTCGACGCTGTTCGACGGGCTCAACCCGGGCAAGCTCAGCGTCACCTTGAACCTGAAGCACCCCGATGGCCTCGCGCTGGCCCGCCGTCTGGTGGCCTGGTCGGACGCGGTCGCCGAGAACTTCGCTCCGAAGGCCATGCGCGCCTTCGGGCTGGACTACGGGCGCCTGGCCGCCGATCGCCCTGACCTGGTCATGGTCAGCGCCTGCCTCAACGGCCAGACCGGCCCCCACCGGGACTACCCCGGCTTCGGCGGACAAGGGGCCGCCCTGTCGGGCTACAACGCCCTCACCGGGTGGCCCGACCGCGAGCCGGTGGGGCCCTTCGGCACCATCACCGACTCGCTCTCGCCCCGCTTCGTGGCGACGGCCCTGGCTGCGGGGCTGTTGTATCGGCGCCGCACCGGTCGCGGCGTCTACCTCGACGTGTCGCAGGTGGAGGCGGCCGTCTACACCCTGTCGCCCTGGCTGCTCGAGTATGCCGACACCGGCGTGGTCACCGAGCGTGACGGCAACCGGTCGGCACGGTCGGTCCCCCATGGCGCCTTCCCGTGCCTCGGTGACGACCGCTGGGTCGCCCTGGCCGCCTGGGACGACGGCGGGTGGGCCCGGCTAGCCGACCTCATCGGCGTGCAGGACCCCTCCTTGGCGACGCTTCAAGCTCGCCTGAGCCGCGTGGACGAGGTGGAGGCCGCCGTGGCGCGGTGGACGACCCGGCGGGCGGTCGACGAGGTGGTCGACACCCTCCAGGGGATGGGCATCGAGGCGGTGCCGGTGCAGGACTTCGGCGACGTGGTGGCCGACCCTCAGCTCACCGCCCGCGGGCACTTCGTCACCCTGACCCATCCGGCAATGGGCGAGGGCGTCTACGAGCGCAACGGCTTCCGCCTGAGCGATGCCTCATCGGGCTACACCCGCACCGGGCCCACCCTCGGCCAGGACAACGACCACGTGCTGCGGGAGATCCTCGGGCTCAGCACGGGAGAGATCGACAAGCTGGCCGCCGACGGCGCCCTCGACTGA